One stretch of Pandoraea oxalativorans DNA includes these proteins:
- a CDS encoding HlyD family secretion protein, whose amino-acid sequence MFRDEALAAGHPRWLGDVLLVQPLPIKVGAVGAALAACVVVAFLAFGTYTHRVAVVGRLMPASGVAKIYAPQSGVVTSRLVSEGQRVSRGDVLYVVSSERQQRAGEGVHASVTGQIAARAASLKADIEEMQRVHSITRHAQQTTVDTCKDEIVKLDALIRHQTHRVALAKENHERYTRLLAQDFVSRERAQEKHAQYLEQNARLSALQRERVVAVRALSEARRVFESMPLAQHRELTNSLRELAKVEQERVESEGKREFSVVSPVSGVATAIVAETGQNVSTSTPVASILPADVSLEAHLYVRSQAVGFLRRGDRVHLRYRAFAYQQYGHFVGVVTSVSEAALPHSELADVDAYEGRYGAQVPVYLVKVGIGDALSSRSRQLPLRAGMMLDADIMRETRRLYEWALHPLRSLGERI is encoded by the coding sequence ATGTTTCGTGACGAAGCGTTGGCGGCGGGACATCCCAGATGGTTGGGGGACGTTCTGCTCGTGCAGCCTTTGCCCATCAAAGTGGGCGCGGTCGGTGCGGCGCTGGCGGCTTGCGTTGTCGTTGCCTTTCTGGCATTCGGTACCTACACGCATCGGGTCGCGGTCGTCGGACGGCTCATGCCAGCGTCCGGTGTGGCGAAAATCTACGCACCTCAGTCGGGAGTTGTGACCTCGCGTCTTGTCAGCGAAGGGCAACGGGTGAGTCGGGGTGATGTGCTGTACGTGGTTTCGTCCGAGCGTCAGCAGCGCGCGGGTGAGGGGGTTCACGCCTCGGTGACGGGACAGATTGCGGCTCGGGCGGCATCGCTGAAGGCGGATATCGAAGAGATGCAGCGTGTACATTCCATCACCCGCCACGCGCAGCAGACGACTGTCGATACGTGCAAGGACGAAATCGTCAAACTTGACGCGCTAATTCGTCATCAAACGCATCGCGTCGCACTCGCGAAGGAGAACCACGAGCGATACACCCGATTGCTTGCACAGGACTTCGTGTCACGCGAGCGTGCACAAGAGAAGCACGCGCAATATCTGGAGCAGAACGCGCGGCTGAGCGCACTTCAGCGCGAGCGGGTCGTGGCCGTACGCGCCTTATCCGAGGCGCGCCGTGTGTTTGAGTCGATGCCGTTGGCGCAGCATCGCGAACTTACAAACAGTCTGCGCGAATTGGCCAAGGTGGAGCAGGAGCGGGTCGAGAGTGAAGGAAAGCGGGAGTTCTCCGTCGTGTCTCCCGTCAGCGGGGTTGCTACGGCTATTGTTGCAGAAACTGGACAGAACGTTTCCACATCGACGCCGGTCGCTTCGATCCTACCCGCCGATGTGTCGCTCGAAGCCCATTTGTACGTGCGCAGCCAAGCGGTGGGGTTTTTGAGGCGGGGCGACCGCGTGCATCTGCGTTACCGTGCGTTCGCCTATCAGCAGTACGGGCATTTTGTCGGCGTCGTCACGTCGGTATCTGAAGCCGCGCTGCCGCATTCGGAGCTCGCCGACGTCGACGCTTACGAGGGGCGATATGGGGCACAGGTGCCGGTCTATCTCGTGAAGGTCGGCATCGGCGATGCGCTGTCGTCTCGAAGTCGGCAGCTCCCCTTGCGCGCGGGAATGATGCTCGACGCCGACATCATGCGTGAGACGCGCCGACTCTATGAGTGGGCATTGCATCCGCTGAGGAGTCTCGGGGAGCGGATTTAA